ACCAGCTTTTGATCGTCGTCGTTGAGTTCGCCGCTCAGAATGGCCTGGTTCAGGCTGGTTTTTACCCGTGCCTTGACGTCGCGCACATGGTTGCGCCCGGCCAGTTCGCTTTGGGCTACCGCCAGGGTGATGTGGCCGCGCAGGTAACCGCCGGCGAAGAGCTGATCGTTGGTGGCGACCGCCACCTTGCCGTCGATCTCGTTCAGCAGCCGTTGTTCAAATTCAAAAATATTCATTCATTTGCCTCGTATTCCGGGTTTGCCACCCGTACCAGCACTTCATCATGGTAGCCAGTGATCACCCGCATCAGGCCGCCCAGTTCGCGGTCCAGTTCGGGATCATTGGTGTCGACTCGCAGCGGGCGCCCGTTCAGAGAGCTGAGCTTGGACTTGGTCGCCAGCAGCCAGATATTGTCGCGCCCCACGGCGTTAATCACCGCCGGGCTGAGCTGCTGATTGCCCCGGCCAAACACATGGCCCTGGCCCCCGATCAGGGTGATCACCAGCTTGCAGTTTCTGTCCCTGATGTGTTCATACAGGCCCTGGGCATCCAGATCCGAGGCAATTAACCGTTTTTGATAAACCAGATCCACCCCCAGCAGGGTGTTGGGCAGGCCCAGCCGCTCCATCACCGCCGCTACCGTGCTGCCCGAGCCCATGATGAAGTAGCAATCGTCCTCTTCCTCCATGCGCTCAATCACCTCGTCGGCAATGTCGGTAAGCACCAGCTCCGCCGACTCCTTGCCGGCCACCTTGACCGCCTGCACATAGCTGAGCTCGCCAGGAATGAGCATTTCACCGTAACGACGGGCGCGCACCTTACCTTCACGAAAGGCGGTTTCGTCGATGTCCATCACGTCCGCTTCCATCAGGCTCACCGGCTCGCCGCGCACCAGCTTGGCCAACAGCCGGCCGGTGCCGGCGGGGGTGACGCCATAAACCCCGGAATGAATCTTGACCCCAGCGGGAATGCCCAGCACGCACAGACCCTCCGGCGCCACGGCGCAAATATCCCGGGCGGTGCCGTCGCCACCGGCAAACAGC
The Oceanimonas doudoroffii DNA segment above includes these coding regions:
- a CDS encoding YfcL family protein, which gives rise to MNIFEFEQRLLNEIDGKVAVATNDQLFAGGYLRGHITLAVAQSELAGRNHVRDVKARVKTSLNQAILSGELNDDDQKLVFNYWNQLLAKAEADA
- a CDS encoding ATP-NAD kinase family protein, coding for MFRIGLIINPLAGLGGSVALKGSDGMAAEALARGAEPRAQLRSGLALAELRELKDRFCIYTVAGDMGEQLCRELALPFEVSHQPGHPTTADDTRAAVASLVEQGVDLLLFAGGDGTARDICAVAPEGLCVLGIPAGVKIHSGVYGVTPAGTGRLLAKLVRGEPVSLMEADVMDIDETAFREGKVRARRYGEMLIPGELSYVQAVKVAGKESAELVLTDIADEVIERMEEEDDCYFIMGSGSTVAAVMERLGLPNTLLGVDLVYQKRLIASDLDAQGLYEHIRDRNCKLVITLIGGQGHVFGRGNQQLSPAVINAVGRDNIWLLATKSKLSSLNGRPLRVDTNDPELDRELGGLMRVITGYHDEVLVRVANPEYEANE